The bacterium genome segment GGCGAGGTGTCTGCCCGGATCAAGGGCGGCCTCACGGTGGACATTGGCCTCAAGGCCTTCCTGCCGGGATCCCAGGTTGACCTGCGCCCGGTGCGGAACCTGGATCAATTCATTGGCAAGCGCTTCGATCTGAAAATCATCAAGCTCAACCGCAAGCGCGGCAACATCGTACTCTCCCGCCGCGCCCTTCTCGAGGAGGAGCGCGCCGAGCTCAAGCGCGAGACGCTCTCCCAACTCGAGGAAGGCCAACGCACCGAAGGCGTGGTGAAGAACATCACCGACTACGGCGCCTTCATCGATCTGGGCGGCATTGACGGTCTCCTGCACATCACCGACATGTCCTGGGGCCGGGTGAGCCACCCGAGCGAAATGCTTTCGATCGGAGACACGGTGAAGGTGGTGGTCCTCAAGTACGACAAGGAGCGCGAGCGCGTTTCCCTGGGCCACAAGCAGATCACCCCGGACCCGTGGGAGAACGTGGAAATCAAGTACCCGGCCAGCGGCCGGGTCCGTGGAAAGGTGGTTTCCATCACCGACTACGGCGCCTTTGTCGAACTCGAGCCCGGCGTCGAGGGGCTGGTGCATATCTCCGAAATGTCGTGGAACCGCCGCGTGCGGCACCCCTCCAAGCTGGTGGCGATTGGGGATGCGGTCGAGGCGGTGGTTCTGAACCTGGACAAGGAAGGGCGGCGGATTGCGCTCGGGATGAAGCAGACCGAAGAAAATCCCTGGACCCAGGTCGAGAAGAACTACCCGGTGGGAACAAAGGTGCGGGGGAGCATCCGCAATTTGACCGAATTCGGCGCTTTTGTGGCGCTGGATGAGGGGATTGACGGGCTGATCCACATCTCCGACATCTCCTGGACCCATCGGTTCAAGCACCCCTCCGAAGTCCTCAAGAAGGGCGATGATATCGACGCCGTGGTCCTGAGCGTCGATGTGGACAAGGAGCGCCTCTCTCTCGGCATCAAGCAGCTCTCTCCCGATCCCTGGGAAAATATTTACGAACGCTATGCCGTGGACGATGATATCGAGGCCACCATCACGAAGATCACCAATTTCGGGGTCTTCGCCGCGCCAGAAGATGAGCTGGAAGGGCTTGTCCACATCTCGGAGCTCAGTTCCGAAAAAGTGAACAAACCAGAGGAAGTGGTGCAGGTCGGCGATGTCTTCAAGATGCGGGTGATCAAGATTGAGGCTGAACAGCGCAAGCTCGGTCTCAGCATCCGGGCCTATAGCGAAGCGACCGGCGAGGAGGCGCTGATCAAGCGGGCGGACCCGCCTCCGGCGCCTGCGCCTGAAGAGAAGACCGATGATTCGGTAGAGGACGCGGTTGCGGTCGTGACCGATGCGGGGGCCGTGCACGAGGAAGAAGTGAAGGTTGATTCGGAGTAGTTTCTTTCGGCCGCCGGAGTGTTCGCGATGAAACGGTGGATGAGCCGCGGCGTACTGGTTTCCGGTGCGGTCGTTTTGACGATATTTCTCGTCCTCTATGGTCTGACCCGCTTGCCCGATTTTGGGGGGGGGCAGGCGGGAGGCGGCCCGGAGGCTATCGCCCTCATTCGAATCCAAGGCGGGATATTCGGCTCCGAGGAGACCCTCAAGGCGCTGGCCCGGTTCCGCAGCAACCGGCGGCTGAAGGCCCTGCTGCTCCGGATTGACAGCCCGGGCGGGGCGGTGGGCCCGACGCAGGAGATTTATGAGGAAGTCCTTCGTCTGCGCCGCATGGGCCGAAAGGTGGTGGCCTCCCTCGGGACGGTCGCGGCCTCGGGTGGATATTATGTGGCGGTTGCCGCGGATCGGATTTATGCGAATCCGGGGACGATCACCGGAAGCATTGGGGTTGTCATGGTGCTTCCCAACACGGAAAAGATTTTTGATACAATAGGCATACGTTTCCGCGTGATTAAAAGTGCGCCGCACAAGGATCTGGGCTCTCCCCTCCGGAAGATGACGGAGGCGGAGCGGAAGATTCTTCAGGATCTCATTGACGACACCTATCGCCAGTTTGTGAAGGCGATTTCCTTGGGCCGGAAGCTGGAGGAAAAAAAGGTTCTCCAGCTGGCCGATGGAAGCATCTTCAGCGGTGAGCGGGCCCTGCGGATGGGGCTGGTGGATCGACTGGGAACGCAGCAGGACGCGGGGGTGGAGGCCGCCCGGCTTGCCGGGATTACCGGAAGTTTCCGCATCGTGGAGTTGACGCCGCGGGAAGGATTGCTCACTCTATTGACCAAGCTGACGCGAAACGCGATTTCCTGGTTCGGCGGTGAGGGACCGGCGCTTTTGGGATCTCCCCCTGCCGTGCTACAGTATATGTGGAAGTGAATCTTACGGAAGAAATTGAAATTGCCTCGGTAATTAGAATGCGCCCGGGTTGCGGATCTTCTTGGCCAGGGAGTGGTTCGGGGGGAAATCCCCGAGCGTTGATTCAGCACGGAGGGTGGTGGCTCCGATGACCAAAGCCGAATTGGTAGAGAAGATCTCGCCAAAGATCAATCTCACAAAAAAAGATACCGAACGCGTTGTGAACATCGTATTCGGAAGTATCATTCAGTCTTTGGCGCAAGGCGATAAGGTCGAGTTGCGGGGTTTCGGAAGTTTCCGTGTGCGCAAGCGAGACAGCCGCGATGGACGAAACCCCCGTACGGGCGACACCGTCCAGATTCCCCCGAAGAAGGTACCCTTTTTCAAGGCGGGCAAAGAGCTGCGGGAGTTGGTGGACAGCAACATTCCGGCTTCGCCCGGCGGCTTTGCCAGCAACGACGGCTCGTCTGCGGGCGCGGAAGCCGCCGCAACCGTGACAGAGGGGTATCCCGGCTCCAGCGTTTCCTAGCCCCTTTCCATTTCCTCTCGCTTTCCCCGGCGTTCTTCCGCTTCGAGAAGTTCCATGCCTGAAAAACCGATTGGACGCGGCCGGCTGATTCTCTCCCAGGGCGACATCACCGAAAGCCGGGCGGACGCCATCGTTAACGCCGCCAACAACCATCTGTGGATGGGGGCGGGCGTTGCCGGGGCCATCAAGAAAAAAGGCGGCGCCGCCATCGAGGCCGAAGCCATGGCGCAAGGCCCCATCCCGGTGGGGGAAGCGATCGTGACCGGGGGCGGAAACCTCGCGGCCCGCTATGTGATCCACGCGGCCGGTATGGGCCAGGACCTGCGGACCTCGGCGGAACATATCACGGCCTGTACCGAGGCGAGTCTGCGGCGGGCCGAGGAATTCGGTATTTCCCATGTGGCCTTTCCCGCGATTGGAACCGGTGTGGGCGGATTTTCATCCGAGGCGGCGGCACGCTGCATGCTCTCGGCCGCGGCGCGCCATCTGGCGTCCGCCTCCGGGACGGTCGAAACCGTGGAATTTGTCCTCTTCAGCGATGCCGATCTGGCCGCCTTTTCCGGCGTACTGAGGGATATTGAGGCCAACTGAGGGCCCGAATTTGGAGGCTCGGAAAATGGAGCGGCGCGATTCGAGGCCCGTTATCGCCCTGATCGGCCCGACGGGCACGGGAAAATCCGCCTTGGCCGTGGCGATTGCGGGCCGCCTCGCCGAGCGGAGCGTCCGGGTGGAAATCGTGGGGGCAGATGCCCGGCAGATTTACCGGGAGCTTTCCGTGGGCACGTCCAAGCCCTCGGTCCTCGAGCGGGCGGCCGTTCCGCATCACATGATCGATGTGGCGGCCCCGGAGGAGGTGTTCAGCGCGGCCCGGTACGCACGGGAGGCGCTGATTTGCCTGGAGGGCATCTATGCCCGGGGGGGCTTTCCCCTGGTCGTGGGCGGAAGCGGCCTCTACATTCGCGCGCTTCTGGAGGGGCTGTTCGAGGGACCGGAGGCGGACCCGGCCCTGCGATCCCGGCTGGAGGAGGTGGCGGAACGGGAAGGTCCGGCGGCCCTTCATCGCCGGCTGGCGGCGAGCGACCCGGCGGCCGCGGCCCGTCTCCATCCGAATGACCGCAAGCGCGTGATCCGCGCGCTGGAGGTGTACGAGGTGACCGGGCGGCCCATTTCCGCCCTTCAGGCCGAGGCGGCGGTCGCGGGCTTTACCCGGCCGCGCTATCTGGGCCTCGATTGGCCGATGGAGGCCTACGCGGCGCGTGTCGAGGAGCGCATCCGGTGGATGCTCCTGAACGGGATGATGGAGGAGGCTGCCTTCCTCGCCGATCGCGGGCTGAGCGGCTCACCCGCCTTTGAGGGGCTGGGCTACGAGGACGCGCTGGCGCTGCACCGGGGACAAATTGATCAGGAAGAGGTGGTCGCCCGCATTTGCCGCCTGCACAGGGGCTACGCGAAGCGGCAGCGTACCTGGTTCCGGAAGGTGGAGGGCGTTCACTGGCTGGAAATGTCTGAGAGCGGCCGGGAGAAGGCGCTGGATGAGGCCACAGCGTTGATTCTGGAGTATCTGTCCGCTTTTTCGGCCGGCGCTCTGCGCGGGCGGGAGCAGAAAGGTTGAATATCATCCTGGTGGGATTCAAAGGTGCGGGGAAATCCACGATCGGGCCGCTTCTGGCCGAGCGTCTGGGATATGCCTTCGATGATCTCGATCGGCGGATTGAGGCGGCGGGCGGGGAAATTCTCGGTGAGCGTGTCACCTTCCGCGAGGTTTTCAGGCGCCTGGGAGAGGAGGCGTTCCGTGCGCTGGAGCAGTGCCTGCTCGGCGAGGCCCTGGGGGAGGAGAATCTGGTCCTCGCCCTCGGCGGCGGCGCGGCGCTTCACGGTGCCGCCCCCGATCAGCTGAGCGGCCACCTCGTGGTATATATCCGGGTAGCGGCCGAGGCCCTGTTCCGGCGCATCGAGGCGGAAGGCTGGCCCGCCTATCTGGACGGAGAGGCGGACCCGGCACAGGCGCTACGGAAAATCCTGGAGGAGCGTCTGCCCAGGTATGAAGCGCTCGCCGACATTGTGGTGGACAATCCGGACGGCGCGGACCCGGCCGCAGCCGCGAAGCATGCGGCGGACCGGATTCTCGGCAGAAGGGCGCGAGGCGGGTAAAGCCCGGTAAGGAGATTTTTCATGTCGAATACATTTGGCCAGGTTTTCCGCTTCACAACGTGGGGGGAGTCCCACGGCCCCGCCATTGGGGTTGTGGTGGATGGCTGTCCGGCGGGACTGCCGCTCTCAGAGGCCGACCTTCAGTACGACCTCGATCGGCGGCGGCCCGGCCAGAGCCGCGTGACCACCCAGCGGAACGAGACGGACCAGGCCGAAATCCTCTCGGGCGTTTTCGAGGGGAAAACCACGGGGGCGCCCATTTCCATCCTCATTCGCAACCAGGATGCGGACTCCAGTAAATATGAGCCGCTGCGCGATATTTTCCGCCCCGGACATGCCGACTTCACCTACTGGGCGAAGTGGGGGCACCGGGATCATCGCGGGGGAGGGCGATCGAGTGCCCGCGAAACGGCCGGCCGTGTGGCGGCGGGCGCCATTGCGAAAAAGATACTGGTGCGCGAGGGGATCGACATCTGCGGTTTCGTGAGCCAGATCGGGGATGTGATCTGGGAGGGGGAGGATTTCGATCCGGCGGAAATCGAGAAGAACCCGGTTCGCTGCCCCGACTCCGAGACCGCAAAAAAGATGGAAGAGGTGATCATGGCAGCGAGAAAAGAGGGCGATTCGGTGGGCGGGGTAGTGACAGTCCGCGCCACGGGGGTTCCCGCGGGATGGGGAGAGCCGATTTACGGACGGCTCGACGCGGAGCTGGCAACCGCCATGATGGGGATCAACGCAGTCAAGGGGGTGGAATTCGGCGCGGGATTCCGCTCGGCCCGGATGCGGGGGTCGGAAAACAACGATCCCTTCGATGCCGTCGGCGGCAACATCGTTCCGCGGACGAATCACGCCGGCGGCATTTTGGGCGGGATCTCGACGGGGGCGCCGATCGTACTCCGTTTCGCGGTGAAGCCGACGTCCTCGATTTTACTGGCACAGGACACGGTGACGGCCTTGGGCGAACGGACCCAGGTAAAAGTCGAGGGACGCCACGCCCCGTGCGTCGCTCCCCGGGCGGTTCCCATCGGGGAGGCGATGATGGCGGTTGTCCTGGCGGATCATATGCGGCGGAATCTGGGGAGCCGGTTCGGAGAAGGTTGAGGGGGCGGCAGGTCAGTTCGATTCTATTTCCAGCGCGTCGCGATCGAGAATCGTGATGATTCCCTTTTGGAAATCGATAATTTCCTTGGACCGGAAGTCGCGGAGCATTTTGTTGACGCTCTCCCGCGTGGCGCCCACCATGTCGGCGAGATCTTGTTGCTTGAGCTTGAGATTCAGGCGCGTACTTTTCGGGGAAATTTTCTCTCCGTAGCGTTCGGAGAGCTCCAGTATCCGTTTGGCGAGGCGGGCGCCGAGGCTGCAGAACGCGGCGTCGCTCAATAGTTCATCGGTCCGCCGGAGGCGGCGGCTGAGTTCGGCCAGGATATTGATGGAAACTTTCGGGTTTTCGCTTATGTAGTGGATAAACTCTTTCTGGTCGAGCGTGAGTATTTCGGAGATTTCCGTTGCGGTGGCCGTGGCCGAGCGGGATTCGCCGTCGAACAAGGAAAGTTCCCCGAAGAAGTCGCCGGTGGAGAGAATGGCGACAATGACGTTTTCCCCCTCGGGCGAGGGAAGGGTGATCTTCACCTTCCCGGAGAGAATGATATAGAGCATGGAGCCAGGGTCGTCCTTGTGGAAAATGATCTGGTCTTTTTCGTAGCGCCGCCGGTTGATGCGGCGGGACAGTTCGGAGATAGATTCGGGCGAAAGCTGGGAGAA includes the following:
- the sppA gene encoding signal peptide peptidase SppA, whose amino-acid sequence is MSRGVLVSGAVVLTIFLVLYGLTRLPDFGGGQAGGGPEAIALIRIQGGIFGSEETLKALARFRSNRRLKALLLRIDSPGGAVGPTQEIYEEVLRLRRMGRKVVASLGTVAASGGYYVAVAADRIYANPGTITGSIGVVMVLPNTEKIFDTIGIRFRVIKSAPHKDLGSPLRKMTEAERKILQDLIDDTYRQFVKAISLGRKLEEKKVLQLADGSIFSGERALRMGLVDRLGTQQDAGVEAARLAGITGSFRIVELTPREGLLTLLTKLTRNAISWFGGEGPALLGSPPAVLQYMWK
- a CDS encoding 30S ribosomal protein S1, whose translation is MSDNPSPASPKEAALSEAEFSALADTKDPQSLTFEQMESLYATTIDPVKEGEIVHGSVVRLEGDYVLVDVGFKSEGIVSRFEFPRGGSELKPGDKVEVFVEEREDENGLMVLSKDKANRIKVWDEISRAYDNNEIVSGEVSARIKGGLTVDIGLKAFLPGSQVDLRPVRNLDQFIGKRFDLKIIKLNRKRGNIVLSRRALLEEERAELKRETLSQLEEGQRTEGVVKNITDYGAFIDLGGIDGLLHITDMSWGRVSHPSEMLSIGDTVKVVVLKYDKERERVSLGHKQITPDPWENVEIKYPASGRVRGKVVSITDYGAFVELEPGVEGLVHISEMSWNRRVRHPSKLVAIGDAVEAVVLNLDKEGRRIALGMKQTEENPWTQVEKNYPVGTKVRGSIRNLTEFGAFVALDEGIDGLIHISDISWTHRFKHPSEVLKKGDDIDAVVLSVDVDKERLSLGIKQLSPDPWENIYERYAVDDDIEATITKITNFGVFAAPEDELEGLVHISELSSEKVNKPEEVVQVGDVFKMRVIKIEAEQRKLGLSIRAYSEATGEEALIKRADPPPAPAPEEKTDDSVEDAVAVVTDAGAVHEEEVKVDSE
- a CDS encoding integration host factor subunit beta, with translation MTKAELVEKISPKINLTKKDTERVVNIVFGSIIQSLAQGDKVELRGFGSFRVRKRDSRDGRNPRTGDTVQIPPKKVPFFKAGKELRELVDSNIPASPGGFASNDGSSAGAEAAATVTEGYPGSSVS
- a CDS encoding macro domain-containing protein; its protein translation is MPEKPIGRGRLILSQGDITESRADAIVNAANNHLWMGAGVAGAIKKKGGAAIEAEAMAQGPIPVGEAIVTGGGNLAARYVIHAAGMGQDLRTSAEHITACTEASLRRAEEFGISHVAFPAIGTGVGGFSSEAAARCMLSAAARHLASASGTVETVEFVLFSDADLAAFSGVLRDIEAN
- the aroC gene encoding chorismate synthase — protein: MSNTFGQVFRFTTWGESHGPAIGVVVDGCPAGLPLSEADLQYDLDRRRPGQSRVTTQRNETDQAEILSGVFEGKTTGAPISILIRNQDADSSKYEPLRDIFRPGHADFTYWAKWGHRDHRGGGRSSARETAGRVAAGAIAKKILVREGIDICGFVSQIGDVIWEGEDFDPAEIEKNPVRCPDSETAKKMEEVIMAARKEGDSVGGVVTVRATGVPAGWGEPIYGRLDAELATAMMGINAVKGVEFGAGFRSARMRGSENNDPFDAVGGNIVPRTNHAGGILGGISTGAPIVLRFAVKPTSSILLAQDTVTALGERTQVKVEGRHAPCVAPRAVPIGEAMMAVVLADHMRRNLGSRFGEG
- a CDS encoding AAA family ATPase, giving the protein MNIILVGFKGAGKSTIGPLLAERLGYAFDDLDRRIEAAGGEILGERVTFREVFRRLGEEAFRALEQCLLGEALGEENLVLALGGGAALHGAAPDQLSGHLVVYIRVAAEALFRRIEAEGWPAYLDGEADPAQALRKILEERLPRYEALADIVVDNPDGADPAAAAKHAADRILGRRARGG
- the miaA gene encoding tRNA (adenosine(37)-N6)-dimethylallyltransferase MiaA, which translates into the protein MERRDSRPVIALIGPTGTGKSALAVAIAGRLAERSVRVEIVGADARQIYRELSVGTSKPSVLERAAVPHHMIDVAAPEEVFSAARYAREALICLEGIYARGGFPLVVGGSGLYIRALLEGLFEGPEADPALRSRLEEVAEREGPAALHRRLAASDPAAAARLHPNDRKRVIRALEVYEVTGRPISALQAEAAVAGFTRPRYLGLDWPMEAYAARVEERIRWMLLNGMMEEAAFLADRGLSGSPAFEGLGYEDALALHRGQIDQEEVVARICRLHRGYAKRQRTWFRKVEGVHWLEMSESGREKALDEATALILEYLSAFSAGALRGREQKG
- a CDS encoding Crp/Fnr family transcriptional regulator, which gives rise to MAYESLLSQIPFFSQLSPESISELSRRINRRRYEKDQIIFHKDDPGSMLYIILSGKVKITLPSPEGENVIVAILSTGDFFGELSLFDGESRSATATATEISEILTLDQKEFIHYISENPKVSINILAELSRRLRRTDELLSDAAFCSLGARLAKRILELSERYGEKISPKSTRLNLKLKQQDLADMVGATRESVNKMLRDFRSKEIIDFQKGIITILDRDALEIESN